One window of the Conexibacter sp. SYSU D00693 genome contains the following:
- a CDS encoding FAD-binding protein, translated as MPQHDVLILGAGLAGQRAALAAADAGATVAIMSKVHPVRSHSVAAAGGINAAINVADDWRSHAYDTVKGSDFLGDQDAIEVMCSEAPNEVMHLEHIGVTFHRNETGELDLRAFGGASMKRTAYVADITGQAILHVLYEQLMKYHERVDRYEEWFTTSLLQDEQGTCTGCIARNIRTGALEAFTAKNVILATGGAGQCWKPTTNALICTGDGISMAYRIDAPLMDMEMVQYHPTTLVENGFLITEGARGEGAHLLNSEGERFMEKYAPNKMELASRDVVSRAEQTEINEGRGVGEDGSGIYLDITVVPKKRTLEALREIVNIGKDFAGVDITKEPILIRPGQHYIMGGVKTDVDGATPIPGLYAAGEVACVSVHGGNRLGANSLLDTLIFGRRSGEHAAERAKNMRMPEPATPARLRQDADMIDAILSRPKTGRRVSEIKEELGTEMNKNVAVFRDEAGLQHAHETVRRLKEEAKTAYVDDRGTVFNQDVLGAIELGFMLDCAEATVVAAIERKESRGAQFRTDFPERDDETWLKHIDISRNGEDVPSVTYSPVTITDWQPEERKY; from the coding sequence ATGCCCCAGCACGACGTCCTGATCCTCGGTGCCGGCCTGGCCGGCCAGCGCGCCGCCCTCGCGGCGGCCGACGCGGGCGCCACCGTGGCGATCATGTCCAAGGTCCACCCGGTGCGCTCCCACAGCGTGGCTGCGGCCGGTGGCATCAACGCGGCCATCAACGTCGCCGACGACTGGCGCTCGCACGCCTACGACACGGTGAAGGGGTCCGACTTCCTCGGCGACCAGGACGCCATCGAGGTCATGTGCTCCGAGGCGCCCAACGAGGTCATGCACCTCGAGCACATCGGGGTGACCTTCCACCGCAACGAGACCGGCGAGCTCGACCTGCGCGCCTTCGGCGGCGCCTCGATGAAGCGCACCGCCTACGTCGCGGACATCACCGGCCAGGCGATCCTCCACGTCCTCTACGAGCAGCTCATGAAGTACCACGAGCGCGTGGACCGCTACGAGGAGTGGTTCACCACGTCGCTGCTCCAGGACGAGCAGGGCACCTGCACCGGCTGCATCGCCCGCAACATCCGCACGGGCGCGCTCGAGGCCTTCACCGCCAAGAACGTCATCCTCGCCACCGGCGGCGCCGGCCAGTGCTGGAAGCCGACGACCAACGCCCTGATCTGCACGGGCGACGGCATCTCGATGGCCTACCGCATCGATGCGCCGCTCATGGACATGGAGATGGTCCAGTACCACCCGACCACGCTGGTCGAGAACGGCTTCCTCATCACCGAGGGCGCCCGCGGCGAGGGCGCGCACCTGCTCAACAGCGAGGGCGAGCGCTTCATGGAGAAGTACGCGCCCAACAAGATGGAGCTCGCCTCGCGCGACGTCGTCTCGCGAGCCGAGCAGACCGAGATCAACGAGGGCCGCGGCGTCGGCGAGGACGGGTCGGGCATCTACCTCGACATCACCGTCGTCCCGAAGAAGCGCACGCTCGAGGCGCTGCGCGAGATCGTCAACATCGGCAAGGACTTCGCCGGTGTGGACATCACGAAGGAGCCCATCCTCATCCGCCCGGGCCAGCACTACATCATGGGCGGCGTCAAGACCGACGTGGACGGCGCCACGCCGATCCCGGGCCTCTACGCCGCCGGCGAGGTCGCCTGCGTCTCGGTCCACGGCGGCAACCGCCTGGGCGCGAACTCGCTGCTGGACACGCTGATCTTCGGCCGCCGCTCGGGCGAGCACGCCGCGGAGCGCGCGAAGAACATGCGCATGCCCGAGCCGGCCACGCCGGCCCGCCTGCGCCAGGACGCCGACATGATCGACGCGATCCTCAGCCGCCCCAAGACGGGCCGCCGGGTCTCGGAGATCAAGGAGGAGCTCGGCACCGAGATGAACAAGAACGTCGCGGTGTTCCGCGACGAGGCCGGCCTCCAGCACGCCCACGAGACGGTCCGCCGCCTCAAGGAGGAGGCCAAGACGGCCTACGTCGACGACCGCGGCACCGTCTTCAACCAGGACGTCCTGGGCGCCATCGAGCTGGGCTTCATGCTCGACTGCGCCGAGGCGACCGTCGTCGCCGCGATCGAGCGCAAGGAGTCGCGCGGCGCGCAGTTCCGCACCGACTTCCCCGAGCGCGACGACGAGACCTGGCTCAAGCACATCGACATCTCCCGCAACGGGGAGGACGTCCCGAGCGTGACCTACTCGCCCGTGACGATCACCGACTGGCAGCCCGAGGAGCGCAAGTACTAG
- a CDS encoding site-2 protease family protein, with protein sequence MRHHVRRVFGGGGSIQLFRVLGIRVGASPSWFVVLFLLIYLLSDYFDDYWVAVGAAFCFFASLLLHELGHALVARREGIGISGIDLWFFGGLARMTREPDTPGEEFRVAVAGPLATALVIGLCVLIGTLLSQTGDVLDAALLESPDVGAGVQLVGWLALVNAFLLAFNLVPAFPLDGGRIARAAVWRATGDRNRATRASARLGQGFGYLLIGVGIALIAAGDPANGIYMAVLGLFLGQAARGAILSSAFSERLEGITAADVMDDDPVAVPGDADARRTHDEFFLRYGWPSFPVTDAAGRYLGLLRAERVDEALAGGLERSAAADLADADHDLRVAAATPLQALLAHEPLARLGTLSVVDAQERLVGTLTVQQVRRALAASASEPLRG encoded by the coding sequence ATGCGTCACCATGTCCGACGCGTGTTCGGCGGCGGCGGCTCGATCCAGCTCTTCCGGGTCCTCGGGATCCGCGTGGGTGCCAGCCCGAGCTGGTTCGTCGTCCTCTTCCTGCTGATCTACCTGCTGTCGGACTACTTCGACGACTACTGGGTGGCCGTCGGGGCGGCGTTCTGCTTCTTCGCCTCGCTGCTGCTCCACGAGCTCGGCCACGCGCTGGTCGCCCGCCGCGAGGGGATCGGCATCAGCGGCATCGACCTGTGGTTCTTCGGCGGCCTCGCGCGCATGACGCGCGAGCCCGACACCCCGGGCGAGGAGTTCCGCGTCGCCGTGGCCGGCCCGCTCGCGACCGCGCTGGTCATCGGCCTCTGCGTCCTCATCGGCACCCTGCTGTCCCAGACGGGCGACGTGCTCGACGCCGCGCTCCTCGAGAGCCCGGACGTCGGCGCCGGCGTGCAGCTGGTGGGCTGGCTCGCCCTCGTCAACGCCTTCCTGCTGGCGTTCAACCTCGTGCCCGCCTTCCCGCTCGACGGCGGGCGCATCGCCCGCGCCGCGGTGTGGCGCGCGACGGGCGACCGCAACCGCGCCACGCGCGCCAGCGCCCGGCTGGGCCAGGGCTTCGGCTACCTGCTCATCGGCGTCGGCATCGCGCTCATCGCCGCGGGCGACCCGGCCAACGGCATCTACATGGCCGTCCTGGGCCTGTTCCTCGGCCAGGCCGCGCGCGGGGCGATCCTCTCCAGCGCGTTCTCCGAGCGCCTCGAGGGCATCACCGCCGCCGACGTCATGGACGACGACCCCGTCGCCGTGCCGGGCGACGCCGACGCGCGCCGCACCCACGACGAGTTCTTCCTGCGCTACGGCTGGCCGTCGTTCCCCGTGACCGACGCCGCCGGGCGCTACCTCGGGCTGCTGCGCGCCGAGCGCGTCGACGAGGCGCTCGCGGGCGGCCTCGAGCGCTCCGCCGCCGCGGACCTCGCCGACGCCGACCACGACCTGCGCGTCGCCGCCGCGACGCCCCTCCAGGCGCTGCTGGCCCACGAGCCGCTGGCCCGCCTCGGGACGCTGTCGGTGGTCGACGCGCAGGAGCGGCTGGTCGGCACGCTGACCGTCCAGCAGGTCCGCCGCGCGCTGGCCGCCAGCGCGTCCGAGCCCTTGCGCGGATAG
- a CDS encoding succinate dehydrogenase/fumarate reductase iron-sulfur subunit — protein MADTRKPAQDFTLRIRRYDPESGEAPTWDQHTIKLEPHRSVLEGILQAKAKFDGSIGIRCSCRAAICGSCGVRINGQPGLACHTHLDKALATAKDGVIEVEPMGNMPIIKDLIVDMDAVHWKKVQRVTPWLLADDENMPEREHVVPRESMIDVTQSMACIQCGACVSDCLSMEVDPLFVGPAALAKAYRFVGDPRDTQHFERLKDLSEDPHGIFDCTHCFKCIEACPKGVAPMNQIMRLRRRASADHGIEDRNNGVRHEHAFTTLVRQGGLLHEAELLPRSYGGDSWFGKFHPNAGQELIDSLPVITKALLRRKVTPGAALKPHRIPKEDLKSIQRISDVIEARDERIELNLYITGYDEETEGAKEPNVAAVAGGGEDGAMPSAPGADPAGRTKE, from the coding sequence GTGGCCGACACCCGCAAGCCCGCGCAGGACTTCACGCTGCGCATCCGGCGCTACGACCCGGAGTCGGGCGAGGCGCCCACCTGGGACCAGCACACGATCAAGCTCGAGCCGCACCGGTCGGTCCTCGAGGGCATCCTGCAGGCCAAGGCGAAGTTCGACGGCTCGATCGGCATCCGCTGCTCGTGTCGCGCGGCGATCTGCGGCTCCTGCGGCGTGCGCATCAACGGCCAGCCCGGCCTCGCCTGCCACACCCACCTCGACAAGGCGCTCGCGACCGCCAAGGACGGGGTCATCGAGGTCGAGCCGATGGGCAACATGCCCATCATCAAGGACCTCATCGTGGACATGGACGCCGTCCACTGGAAGAAGGTCCAGCGCGTCACGCCGTGGCTGCTCGCCGACGACGAGAACATGCCCGAGCGCGAGCACGTCGTCCCGCGCGAGTCGATGATCGACGTCACGCAGTCGATGGCCTGCATCCAGTGCGGCGCCTGCGTCTCGGACTGCCTCTCGATGGAGGTCGACCCGCTCTTCGTCGGCCCGGCCGCCCTCGCGAAGGCCTACCGCTTCGTCGGCGACCCGCGCGACACGCAGCACTTCGAGCGCCTGAAGGACCTCTCCGAGGACCCGCACGGCATCTTCGACTGCACGCACTGCTTCAAGTGCATCGAGGCCTGCCCCAAGGGCGTGGCGCCGATGAACCAGATCATGCGCCTGCGCCGCCGCGCGAGCGCCGACCACGGCATCGAGGACCGCAACAACGGCGTGCGCCACGAGCACGCCTTCACGACGCTCGTGCGCCAGGGCGGCCTCCTCCACGAGGCCGAGCTGCTGCCGCGCTCCTACGGCGGCGACTCGTGGTTCGGCAAGTTCCACCCGAACGCCGGCCAGGAGCTCATCGACTCGCTGCCGGTCATCACCAAGGCGCTGCTGCGCCGCAAGGTCACCCCGGGGGCGGCGCTCAAGCCGCACCGCATCCCCAAGGAGGACCTGAAGTCGATCCAGCGGATCTCGGACGTCATCGAGGCGCGCGACGAGCGGATCGAGCTCAACCTGTACATCACCGGCTACGACGAGGAGACGGAGGGCGCCAAGGAGCCCAACGTCGCCGCGGTCGCCGGAGGCGGCGAGGACGGGGCGATGCCCTCGGCCCCGGGTGCCGACCCCGCAGGAAGGACGAAGGAATGA
- a CDS encoding DUF5937 family protein, whose translation MQELLAALRALQAPGTAALHLPWIRQARSRLAGLDVRPLLALVPVTGYVPDFLGPPPASPETTVGDDLAVIRATDPDRVRVELGHAVPQLGPPAARLVRALQREPARTLTRLADLLEEAWDRLVEPDWPRVRALLLADVQHRARTLADRGAEAMLDDVHRDVRWREGAVELRVAYEREIELGGRGLLLVPSAFLAKIAVVTDEPWQPTVVFPARGVALLWEDPPAAPEGLARVLGATRARLLVRLEAPASTTELATQLGLAPGGVSAHLTALAAAGLLSARREGRSVLYLRTPAADALLAAAGG comes from the coding sequence ATGCAGGAGCTGCTGGCCGCGCTGCGGGCGCTCCAGGCGCCCGGAACCGCGGCGCTGCACCTGCCGTGGATCCGCCAGGCCCGCTCGCGCCTCGCCGGCCTCGACGTCCGCCCGCTGCTGGCCCTCGTGCCGGTCACCGGCTACGTGCCGGACTTCCTCGGGCCGCCGCCGGCGTCGCCCGAGACGACCGTCGGGGACGACCTCGCCGTCATCCGCGCCACCGACCCTGACCGCGTGCGCGTGGAGCTCGGCCACGCGGTCCCCCAGCTCGGCCCACCCGCGGCGCGGCTGGTGCGGGCGCTGCAGCGCGAGCCTGCCCGGACGCTCACCAGGCTGGCCGACCTCCTCGAGGAGGCCTGGGACCGGCTCGTCGAGCCCGACTGGCCACGGGTGCGCGCCCTCCTGCTCGCCGACGTCCAGCACCGTGCCCGCACGCTGGCCGACCGCGGCGCCGAGGCGATGCTCGACGACGTCCACCGCGACGTGCGCTGGCGCGAGGGGGCGGTCGAGCTGCGCGTCGCCTACGAGCGCGAGATCGAGCTGGGCGGCCGCGGGCTGCTGCTCGTCCCCTCCGCCTTCCTGGCCAAGATCGCGGTGGTGACCGACGAGCCCTGGCAGCCGACCGTCGTCTTCCCCGCCCGCGGCGTCGCGCTGCTGTGGGAGGACCCGCCGGCGGCGCCCGAGGGGCTGGCCCGCGTCCTGGGCGCCACCCGCGCGAGGCTCCTGGTGCGCCTGGAGGCGCCGGCGTCCACGACGGAGCTGGCGACCCAGCTGGGCCTCGCCCCGGGCGGCGTGTCGGCCCACCTCACCGCCCTGGCCGCGGCGGGACTGCTCAGCGCCCGGCGGGAGGGCCGCTCGGTCCTCTACCTGCGCACACCAGCTGCCGACGCGCTGCTGGCGGCCGCGGGCGGCTAG
- a CDS encoding acyl-CoA dehydrogenase family protein — translation MSVAERPSAATHEVTNQPPPLAPLNLFTSDRVLQEAAEREGAGWARQALVEAGESWGGEPLLEWGPQANENPPRLKVVDRYGHRLDEVEFHPSWHELMRLSSEGGLNSLPWTETERPAHVVRAAGAIMTGQVEAGHGCPMTMTFAVVPALRAQSEIAAEWEPLLTAPAYDGRLIPASEKGSAKAGMAMTEKQGGSDVRANTTVAEPVDGGGAGGEYLLRGHKWFCSAPMCDMFLVLAQTEDHPTRPSCFHVPRILPDGSRNVFRIQRLKEKLGDRSNASSEVEFDGTWGRMVGEPGRGVPTIIEMVGHTRLDCIIGSAAGMRWAVANATWHTAHRAAFGKLLAEQPLMRNVLADIAIESEAATALALRLARAYDEDDVALRRLGTAVGKYWVCKRLPGLAAEAMECLGGNGFVEESGMPRLFRQSPLNSIWEGSGNVNALDVLRALAKQPEVLAAYFDELELAGGADARLDAFIAGVRDEFADLDGVEVRARRIVEKLALAWQGSLLVRGAPAEVADAFCASRLAGDAGLAYGTLPRGLDLAAIVERATPVAA, via the coding sequence ATGTCCGTCGCTGAGCGCCCGTCCGCCGCCACCCACGAGGTCACCAACCAGCCGCCGCCGCTGGCGCCGCTGAACCTCTTCACCTCCGACCGCGTCCTGCAGGAGGCGGCCGAGCGCGAGGGCGCGGGCTGGGCCCGCCAGGCGCTCGTCGAGGCGGGCGAGAGCTGGGGCGGCGAGCCGCTGCTCGAGTGGGGCCCGCAGGCCAACGAGAACCCGCCGAGGCTCAAGGTCGTCGACCGCTACGGCCACCGCCTCGACGAGGTCGAGTTCCATCCCTCCTGGCACGAGCTCATGCGGCTGTCCAGCGAGGGCGGGCTCAACAGCCTCCCGTGGACGGAGACCGAGCGCCCGGCACACGTCGTCCGCGCGGCCGGCGCGATCATGACCGGGCAGGTCGAGGCCGGCCACGGCTGCCCGATGACGATGACCTTCGCGGTCGTGCCGGCGCTCCGCGCGCAGTCCGAGATCGCCGCCGAGTGGGAGCCGCTGCTGACCGCGCCGGCCTACGACGGCCGGCTCATCCCCGCGTCGGAGAAGGGCTCGGCGAAGGCGGGCATGGCGATGACCGAGAAGCAGGGCGGCTCGGACGTGCGCGCCAACACGACGGTCGCCGAGCCGGTGGACGGGGGCGGCGCCGGCGGCGAGTACCTCCTGCGCGGCCACAAGTGGTTCTGCAGCGCGCCGATGTGCGACATGTTCCTCGTCCTGGCCCAGACGGAAGACCATCCCACCCGCCCCTCGTGCTTCCACGTGCCGCGGATCCTCCCCGACGGCTCGCGCAACGTCTTCCGCATCCAGCGGCTGAAGGAGAAGCTCGGCGACCGCTCCAACGCGTCGTCGGAGGTCGAGTTCGACGGCACGTGGGGCCGGATGGTCGGCGAGCCGGGCCGCGGCGTCCCGACGATCATCGAGATGGTCGGCCACACCCGGCTGGACTGCATCATCGGCTCGGCCGCCGGCATGCGCTGGGCCGTCGCCAACGCGACGTGGCACACGGCGCACCGCGCAGCCTTCGGCAAGCTCCTCGCCGAGCAGCCGCTCATGCGCAACGTGCTCGCGGACATCGCCATCGAGTCCGAGGCCGCGACCGCGCTGGCGCTGCGCCTCGCCCGCGCCTACGACGAGGACGACGTCGCCCTGCGGCGCCTCGGGACCGCGGTGGGCAAGTACTGGGTGTGCAAGCGCCTCCCGGGCCTCGCGGCCGAGGCGATGGAGTGCCTGGGCGGCAACGGCTTCGTCGAGGAGTCCGGCATGCCGCGCCTCTTCCGCCAGTCGCCGCTGAACTCCATCTGGGAGGGCTCGGGCAACGTCAACGCGCTCGACGTCCTGCGCGCGCTGGCCAAGCAGCCCGAGGTCCTCGCGGCGTACTTCGACGAGCTCGAGCTGGCGGGCGGCGCCGACGCGCGCCTGGACGCGTTCATCGCCGGCGTGCGCGACGAGTTCGCCGACCTCGACGGCGTGGAGGTCCGCGCGCGGCGGATCGTCGAGAAGCTCGCCCTCGCGTGGCAGGGCTCGCTCCTGGTCCGCGGCGCGCCGGCCGAGGTCGCCGACGCGTTCTGCGCCTCGCGCCTGGCGGGGGACGCCGGCCTGGCCTACGGGACGTTGCCGCGCGGGCTGGACCTCGCCGCGATCGTGGAGCGCGCGACGCCAGTGGCGGCGTAG
- a CDS encoding response regulator transcription factor codes for MRSRTAITVAAAGFEDLVRLGLQALVEADEHLELLAADLPLDRLALFLEDLRPTVLLLNVEALDSAADVHRLHGAMPDVRLVLLADRPTPAESNQLLALGASACLGKAVQARDIRNAIHLASRGLQVVPQGASNGGAPATQAGPELLTPREADVLQLLRQGRSNAEIAQALTVSVETVRTHRRNIYRKLGVRTRRELAALGQHR; via the coding sequence ATGCGATCGAGGACCGCCATCACCGTCGCCGCCGCCGGGTTCGAGGACCTCGTGCGCCTGGGCCTGCAGGCGCTGGTCGAGGCCGACGAGCACCTGGAGCTGCTGGCCGCCGACCTCCCGCTGGACCGGCTGGCCCTGTTCCTCGAAGACCTGCGCCCGACCGTCCTGCTGCTCAACGTGGAGGCGCTCGACTCGGCGGCCGACGTGCACCGGCTCCACGGCGCGATGCCCGACGTGCGCCTGGTGCTCCTGGCCGACCGGCCCACACCGGCCGAGTCCAACCAGCTGCTGGCGCTCGGCGCCTCGGCCTGCCTGGGCAAGGCGGTGCAGGCCCGCGACATCCGCAACGCGATCCACCTGGCGTCGCGGGGGCTGCAGGTCGTCCCCCAGGGGGCGAGCAACGGCGGCGCGCCGGCGACGCAGGCCGGCCCGGAGCTGCTGACGCCCCGCGAGGCCGACGTGCTCCAGCTCCTGCGCCAGGGCCGCTCGAACGCGGAGATCGCCCAGGCGCTGACGGTGAGCGTCGAGACGGTCCGCACCCACCGGCGCAACATCTACCGCAAGCTCGGTGTGCGGACCCGCCGCGAGCTCGCGGCGCTCGGCCAGCACCGCTAG
- a CDS encoding TetR/AcrR family transcriptional regulator, which yields MAYRPTERTEARRLAARGRIVRAALELVAAGGYREASVAAVAKRAGVATGTVYRHFPGKAELVAEVFRVASQHEVDAVAAAAAVDAPAPQRIAAAVETFARRALAGRRLAWALIAEPVDPAVEAERLVFRRAYAEAFAAAVRDGVAAGDLPEQDPDFTATALVGAIGEALVGPTSPTSPRRDEDRLVAALVQFALRSAGAGAVHVRR from the coding sequence ATGGCCTACCGGCCCACCGAGCGCACCGAGGCGCGGCGCCTGGCCGCGCGGGGCAGGATCGTCCGTGCGGCGCTCGAGCTCGTCGCCGCGGGCGGCTACCGCGAGGCGTCGGTGGCCGCGGTGGCCAAGCGCGCCGGCGTGGCGACCGGCACGGTCTACCGCCACTTCCCCGGCAAGGCCGAGCTGGTGGCCGAGGTCTTCCGCGTAGCCTCGCAGCACGAGGTCGACGCCGTCGCCGCGGCCGCCGCCGTCGACGCCCCCGCCCCGCAGCGCATCGCCGCCGCGGTCGAGACCTTCGCGCGCCGCGCGCTCGCCGGCCGACGCCTGGCCTGGGCGCTCATCGCCGAGCCCGTCGACCCGGCGGTCGAGGCCGAGCGCCTCGTCTTCCGCCGCGCCTACGCCGAGGCGTTCGCCGCCGCCGTGCGCGACGGCGTCGCCGCCGGCGACCTGCCCGAGCAGGACCCCGACTTCACCGCCACCGCCCTCGTGGGCGCGATCGGCGAGGCCCTCGTCGGGCCGACCTCCCCCACGTCCCCGCGCCGCGACGAGGACCGCCTCGTCGCCGCGCTCGTCCAGTTCGCCCTCCGATCCGCAGGAGCAGGAGCCGTCCATGTCCGTCGCTGA
- a CDS encoding CAP domain-containing protein: MALLDPTIPAALVTGVLALTPGPSAAQLTRTVAASSASTATAVDEVAIRRCANVERGRRGLPALKADPSLSRAARLQAKGMAKRGYTGHRDPQGRGPAERVSRYTHRYQGVGENLAWGWPTGADACATWLASAPHRRNLLDRRFTHIGTGVAAGGRWGRYYVQVFGIQRAIAR, translated from the coding sequence ATGGCGCTGCTGGACCCGACGATCCCGGCTGCCCTGGTGACGGGTGTCCTCGCGCTGACACCCGGGCCGAGCGCTGCGCAGCTCACCCGCACCGTCGCCGCGTCGTCGGCGAGCACCGCCACGGCGGTCGACGAGGTCGCCATCCGGCGCTGTGCCAACGTCGAGCGGGGCCGCCGCGGCCTCCCGGCGCTGAAGGCCGACCCGTCGCTCTCCCGCGCCGCGCGCCTGCAGGCCAAGGGCATGGCGAAGCGGGGCTACACCGGCCACCGCGACCCCCAGGGCCGCGGCCCGGCCGAGCGCGTCAGCCGCTACACCCACCGCTACCAGGGGGTGGGGGAGAACCTCGCCTGGGGCTGGCCGACCGGCGCCGACGCCTGCGCCACCTGGCTCGCGAGCGCCCCGCACCGGCGCAACCTGCTCGACCGCCGCTTCACCCACATCGGCACCGGCGTGGCGGCCGGCGGCCGGTGGGGTCGCTACTACGTGCAGGTCTTCGGCATCCAGCGCGCCATCGCGCGCTAG
- a CDS encoding CoB--CoM heterodisulfide reductase iron-sulfur subunit B family protein encodes MKVAYWPGCVSRGFTPELHGSVAKVAPLLDIDLVELDRACCTGAGVIAEHNQELADTYNGRTFALAQQVEGADLMMNICSTCQGAQSESQERLDANAEYRAHVNATIQETDGISYEKGIVNKNFLWLLVEEIGLDALASKVKKPLTDLRVGPFYGCYIVRPTARLGIDDENPRDTYLSKVIEALGGTVVEYAGSHKCCGFPIITMNKTASLKQAGRHLGDAIDADADCVVTPCPLCHLNLDLQQPLAARAAGRELGMPVLHLPQLVGLALGLSPKELGMQRHVVKPTSVVDWSTSVVAGVGGDRGW; translated from the coding sequence ATGAAGGTCGCCTACTGGCCCGGCTGCGTCAGCCGTGGCTTCACCCCCGAGCTGCACGGGTCGGTCGCCAAGGTCGCCCCGCTGCTGGACATCGACCTCGTCGAGCTCGACCGCGCCTGCTGCACCGGCGCGGGCGTGATCGCCGAGCACAACCAGGAGCTCGCCGACACCTACAACGGCCGCACGTTCGCGCTGGCCCAGCAGGTGGAGGGCGCGGACCTGATGATGAACATCTGCTCGACCTGCCAGGGCGCGCAGAGCGAGTCGCAGGAGCGCCTGGACGCCAACGCGGAGTACCGCGCGCACGTCAACGCGACGATCCAGGAGACCGACGGGATCTCCTACGAGAAGGGGATCGTCAACAAGAACTTCCTGTGGCTGCTCGTCGAGGAGATCGGCCTCGACGCGCTCGCCAGCAAGGTCAAGAAGCCGCTGACCGACCTCCGGGTCGGCCCGTTCTACGGCTGCTACATCGTCCGCCCGACCGCCCGCCTGGGCATCGACGACGAGAACCCGCGCGACACGTACCTGTCGAAGGTCATCGAGGCGCTCGGCGGCACCGTGGTCGAGTACGCCGGCAGCCACAAGTGCTGCGGCTTCCCGATCATCACGATGAACAAGACGGCCTCCCTCAAGCAGGCCGGCCGCCACCTCGGCGACGCGATCGACGCCGACGCCGACTGCGTCGTGACGCCGTGCCCGCTGTGCCACCTCAACCTGGACCTCCAGCAGCCGCTGGCCGCCCGCGCCGCGGGCCGCGAGCTGGGCATGCCGGTCCTCCACCTGCCCCAGCTCGTCGGCCTGGCCCTCGGCCTGAGCCCCAAGGAGCTGGGCATGCAGCGCCACGTGGTCAAGCCGACGTCCGTCGTCGACTGGTCCACGTCCGTCGTCGCCGGTGTCGGCGGCGACCGCGGCTGGTAG
- a CDS encoding leucyl/phenylalanyl-tRNA--protein transferase, which translates to MDVGRILGLYALGLFPMDEEGRTELPWWTADPRTVFELDPDALAHTRRKVRRSVAVGEREGWQLRLDLAFDRVLQGCARPRRDGDGVWLTPRMGALYGALHAAGHAHSFELWDADGRELLAGVLAVTLDGAAMLESMFHLRPHAGNVALLRTLETLASGGCVVCDVQLSTPHLLRLGAQEISQVAYEERLRAAVPLSSGV; encoded by the coding sequence GTGGACGTCGGACGGATCCTCGGGCTCTACGCGCTCGGCCTCTTCCCCATGGACGAGGAGGGCCGCACGGAGCTGCCCTGGTGGACCGCCGACCCGCGCACGGTCTTCGAGCTCGACCCCGACGCGCTCGCCCACACCCGCCGCAAGGTCCGCCGCTCGGTGGCCGTCGGCGAGCGGGAGGGCTGGCAGCTGCGTCTCGACCTCGCCTTCGACCGCGTGCTGCAGGGCTGCGCCCGCCCGCGCCGCGACGGCGACGGGGTCTGGCTGACCCCGCGCATGGGCGCGCTCTACGGCGCCCTGCACGCCGCGGGTCACGCGCACTCGTTCGAGCTCTGGGACGCCGACGGCCGCGAGCTGCTCGCCGGCGTGCTCGCGGTCACCCTCGACGGCGCGGCGATGCTCGAGTCGATGTTCCACCTGCGCCCGCACGCCGGGAACGTCGCGCTGCTGCGCACCCTCGAGACGCTGGCGAGCGGCGGCTGCGTCGTCTGCGACGTCCAGCTCTCCACGCCGCACCTGCTGCGCCTCGGGGCGCAGGAGATCTCGCAGGTCGCCTACGAGGAGCGGCTGCGGGCGGCGGTGCCGCTGTCGTCCGGGGTCTGA